In the Tribolium castaneum strain GA2 chromosome 1, icTriCast1.1, whole genome shotgun sequence genome, one interval contains:
- the LOC659427 gene encoding tetratricopeptide repeat protein 27, protein MGEVYDLIKKFHLHSKTHKVQDGGTEEWVSLVLREKYWDDILVLYANNALIKDFFNSKSDQEREEYLIFGIACFTYFVQCNFTGPPIPKVIDEFLAKDKFKSFDFASRLAMNGEDINVNTKNPALLAVSEFIFDCCVVNTLVNLWWCCRALMIHQDVLDDLSPSLLSNADRLHKLLQEQPLKGVLKAELNTELAQMYLKFRHITKAQDHITSACDVLGLAYDFVGKLGKRTKFQTDELAQLTVKVTLADQDEIKRPEIDDIVVPQNFSLNDDVRLDQVTFSEESDSAKLPNAEQKLILTIIRKKMISSPSDELQSEEILPFIEMILSQKNTYTVRVMALLLRCQLESNNKRTIERCLKQCEDIISNFTKEEPPASNRVGDVFGTAMLPIWKVQAEYADILLNFGLVKNSLDVYLRIQLWEEVIICYNILKMREKAAEVIRQQLEVKPTVKLMCLLGDATDDVTCYETAWEMSKKRSHRAQRHWGRFLFARRKYEECIPHFEKSLSINPLQANIWLGLGFAALQIENWQTAATAYRRYTTLEPDGFEAWNNLAQAYIKLGNNRSAHQAILEALKCNFDNWKVWENLLLISCDISNYSDVIRAYHRIIDLKEKYLNVEALNILVYSVCNDATDSEGNSARKFLQKIRELLGRVAGLYPSNGPVWELYASLAPVLLLRAQRLQRAYRGYTQGSWDKDPKTCLYVLNVCRKLGDVVLEEEIDPANTIISSVKLNLNAATAAVKKHNWEETKELLEEVSNQLEQIVEKMKKAKVAVKIDEVHDDSDNST, encoded by the exons ATGGGGGAGGTTTACGATTTGATTAAGAAGTTTCATCTTCATTCGAAGACCCACAAAGTCCAGGACGGTGGCACAGAAGAGTGGGTTAGTTTGGTTTTGCGCGAAAAATACTGGGATGACATTCTCGTGTTGTATGCGAACAATGCGCTGATTAAGGACTTTTTCAACTCGAAAAGTGACCAAGAGCGGGAGGAGTACCTCATTTTTGGGATTGCGTGCTTCACTTACTTCGTCCAATGCAACTTTACCGGGCCCCCCATCCCCAAAGTGATTGACGAATTCCTGGCCAAAGACAAGTTCAAGTCGTTTGATTTCGCCAGTCGGTTGGCCATGAACGGCGAAGACATCAACGTTAATACGAAAAATCCGGCCCTTTTGGCCGTTTCTGAGTTCATATTTGATTGTTGTGTCGTCAACACTTTGGTCAACTTGTGGTGGTGTTGCCGGGCTTTGATGATACACCAGGACGTTCTAGACGACTTGAGCCCCTCTTTGTTATCAAACGCCGACCGTCTCCACAAACTGCTCCAAGAACAACCGCTAAAAG GTGTTTTGAAAGCTGAGCTTAATACAGAACTGGCCCAAATGTACCTCAAATTCCGCCACATCACCAAAGCTCAAGACCACATCACGTCGGCGTGTGATGTGTTAGGACTGGCGTACGATTTTGTCGGTAAATTAGGCAAAAGAACGAAATTTCAAACCGATGAATTGGCACAACTTACTGTAAAAGTCACACTAGCCGATCAAGACGAAATAAAACGGCCTGAAATTGACGATATTGTTGTGCCGCAAAATTTCAGTCTCAATGACGACGTTAGATTGGACCAAGTCACATTTTCGGAAGAGTCCGATTCGGCAAAATTGCCCAATGCTGAGCAAAAACTGATTCTAACAATCATACGCAAGAAAATGATTTCTAGTCCCTCTGATGAGCTGCAAAGTGAGGAGATTCTACCCTTCATTGAGATGATTCTGAGCCAGAAGAACACGTACACAGTGCGTGTGATGGCATTGTTGTTGCGCTGTCAGTTAGAGTCCAATAATAAGAGGACTATTGAAAGGTGTTTGAAGCAGTGTGAGGACATTATCAGTAATTTCACAAAGGAGGAGCCGCCGGCAAGTAATAGAGTGGGTGATGTTTTCGGGACGGCAATGCTGCCCATTTGGAAAGTCCAAGCAGAGTATGCCgatattttgcttaattttggTTTGGTGAAAAACAGTTTGGATGTTTATTTGAGAATTCAGTTGTGGGAGGAAGTTATTATTTGttacaatattttgaaaatgaggGAAAAGGCGGCTGAAGTTATTAGGCAGCAGCTTGAGGTGAAGCCGACGGTGAAGTTAATGTGCCTTCtag GTGACGCGACTGACGATGTAACATGTTACGAAACAGCCTGGGAGATGTCCAAGAAGCGCAGCCACCGGGCGCAAAGACACTGGGGGCGCTTTTTATTCGCACGCAGAAAATACGAAGAATGCATTCCACATTTTGAGAAATCTCTCAGCATAAACCCTCTCCAAGCCAACATTTGGCTAGGTTTAGGTTTCGCAGCCTTGCAAATAGAAAACTGGCAAACGGCAGCAACAGCCTACCGCCGCTACACCACCCTAGAACCTGACGGTTTTGAGGCTTGGAACAACCTAGCCCAAGCCTACATCAAACTGGGAAACAACCGCAGCGCACACCAAGCCATCCTGGAAGCCTTGAAGTGCAACTTCGACAATTGGAAAGTCTGGGAAAATTTGCTTCTAATCAGCTGTGATATCTCGAATTATTCGGATGTAATCCGCGCCTACCATCGCATAATCGATTTGAAAGAAAAGTATTTAAATGTGGAAGCTTTGAATATTCTTGTGTATAGTGTTTGTAACGACGCCACTGATTCTGAAGGGAATTCCGCGAggaagtttttgcaaaaaatccgGGAGTTGTTGGGGAGAGTTGCAGGGTTGTATCCCAGCAATGGGCCAGTCTGGGAGTTGTATGCCAGTTTAGCGCCGGTTTTGTTACTTAGGGCCCAGCGACTGCAAAGGGCCTACAGGGGATACACCCAAGGGTCGTGGGACAAAGACCCGAAAACTTGTTTGTATGTTTTAAATGTGTGCAGAAAATTGGGCGATGTCGTGCTTGAAGAGGAAATAGATCCGGCTAATACTATCATAAGTTCGGTCAAACTCAATTTAAACGCTGCGACAGCAGCGGTTAAGAAACACAACTGGGAAGAAACGAAAGAATTGTTAGAGGAAGTGTCAAACCAGTTGGaacaaattgtagaaaaaatgaagaaagcGAAGGTTGCGGTTAAAATTGACGAAGTCCATGATGACTCTGATAACAGCACTTAA